The sequence below is a genomic window from Terriglobia bacterium.
CTCCGGCTGCGTGGGGTGCGGCCGGTGCATCACGTGGTGTCCCGTCGGGATCGACATCACCGAGGAGGCCGCGGCCATGCGAGCCACGATGAGGAAGACCCCTCATTCAGAGAAGCAGTGAGGACGAGACCATGGAAACGCTCGAACTTATTCTGAGAGAGCACCCGTTTCTTGAAGGCCTGTCGGAAGATCAGATCCGGTTCATCGTCGGGTGCGCCAAGAACGTCCGTTTCGATCCGAACGAGTTCCTTTTCCGGGAGGGAGAAGAGGCGAGGACGTTCCATCTGATCCGCAGTGGGAGGGTCGCCCTCGAAATTCACGTCCCCGGCAAGGGAGTGTTGCAGGTCGAGACGATCCTCGAGGGCGACGTTCTCGGGTGGTCGTGGCTCTATCCTCCCCACCGACGGGCCAACGACGCGCGCGCCCTGGAGACCGTGAGGGCCATCGCGTTCGACGGGGCGTGTCTGAGGGCCAAGCTCGAGGAG
It includes:
- a CDS encoding cyclic nucleotide-binding domain-containing protein, whose protein sequence is METLELILREHPFLEGLSEDQIRFIVGCAKNVRFDPNEFLFREGEEARTFHLIRSGRVALEIHVPGKGVLQVETILEGDVLGWSWLYPPHRRANDARALETVRAIAFDGACLRAKLEEDHDIGYAFMKRLLHQILQRLERVRMQRLDVYKV